A window from Manis javanica isolate MJ-LG chromosome 10, MJ_LKY, whole genome shotgun sequence encodes these proteins:
- the LOC108402970 gene encoding keratin, type II cytoskeletal 2 oral-like: MSRQASSSQQSCRSSNGGRQQGFSGHSAVVSGQSRVSSTASSSTSCSAGGTGAAAACAMMGGGFGSRSLYNLGGNKKISISVAGGSIRAGGFGGASAGGLGGSGFGGGGRGMGGFCGRAGGFGGGAGGFGGAGGFGGPGGFGGAGGFRGPGGFGGPSGFGGPGGFGGPGGFGGPGGPGGFPGGIQEVTVNQSLLQPLNVEIDPQIGQVKAQEWEQIKTLNNKFASFIDKVRFLEQQNKVLETKWSLLQEQGSSSHTTNNNLEPFFENYISSLQAFLDGLHNEKDKLQDELKSMEEMVEDFKKKYEEEINKRTAAENDFVVLKKDVDAAYMNKVELEVKVDSVTDEINFLKALYDAELSQMQSDTSDTSVVLSMDNNRCLDLDSIITEVRAQYEAIAQRSKAEAEALYQTKLGELQTTAGKHGDDLKSTKSEIMELNRMIQRLRAEIENVKKQNANLQTAIADAEQRGEVALKDANTKLQELKAALQQAKEDLARLLKEYQELMNVKLALDIEIATYRTLLEGEECRMSGECQSSVCVEMVHTSSSSGGGGSSGAHGGRASGGGAPGGGAPGRGALGGGALGGGALGGGSHGGGVHGEGAGGRGGLGSGGRSGAADRGGLGSGTGSCGSSAVRGSFSGSGGSGAVSGVGSSSVRGSQSSSQSQRTHHKF, translated from the exons ATGAGTCGCCAGGCCAGCTCCAGCCAACAGTCCTGCAGGTCTTCCAACGGCGGCCGCCAACAGGGCTTCAGTGGACACTCAGCTGTGGTGTCAGGCCAGAGTCGGGTCAGCTCCACAGCATCCTCCTCGACCTCCTGCTCAGCGGGGGGCACTGGTGCAGCAGCTGCCTGTGCCATGATGGGAGGAGGTTTTGGCAGTAGGAGTCTCTACAACCTTGGGGGCAACAAGAAGATCTCCATCAGCGTGGCTGGAGGCAGCATCCGGGCTGGAGGGTTTGGGGGGGCCAGTGCAGGAGGCTTAGGTGGTAGTGGCTTTGGAGGTGGTGGAAGAGGGATGGGGGGCTTCTGTGGAAGAGCTGGCGGCTTTGGCGGAGGAGCTGGTGGCTTTGGTGGTGCTGGTGGCTTTGGTGGCCCCGGTGGCTTTGGTGGGGCTGGTGGCTTTCGTGGCCCTGGTGGCTTTGGAGGTCCCAGTGGTTTTGGTGGCCCTGGTGGCTTTGGTGGCCCTGGTGGCTTTGGTGGCCCTGGTGGTCCAGGTGGCTTCCCTGGGGGAATCCAGGAAGTGACTGTTAACCAGAGCCTCCTGCAGCCCCTCAATGTGGAGATTGACCCCCAGATTGGGCAAGTAAAGGCCCAGGAGTGGGAACAGATCAAGACCCTCAACAACAAGTTCGCCTCCTTCATTGACAAG GTGCGGTTCCTGGAGCAGCAGAACAAGGTCCTGGAGACCAAGTGGAGCCTCCTGCAGGAGCAGGGCTCGAGTTCTCACACCACCAACAACAATCTTGAGCCTTTTTTTGAGAATTACATCAGTAGCCTCCAGGCCTTCCTGGATGGGCTACACAATGAGAAGGACAAATTGCAGGATGAGCTGAAGAGcatggaggagatggtggaggattTCAAGAAGAA GTATGAAGAGGAGATCAACAAACGCACAGCTGCAGAGAACGACTTTGTGGTCTTGAAGAAG GATGTCGATGCTGCCTACATGAACAAAGTGGAGCTGGAGGTTAAGGTGGACAGTGTGACAGATGAAATCAACTTCCTGAAGGCCCTTTATGATGCC GAGCTGTCCCAGATGCAATCAGACACCAGCGACACCTCTGTGGTGCTGTCCATGGACAACAACCGCTGCCTGGACCTGGACAGCATCATCACCGAGGTCCGTGCCCAGTACGAGGCGATTGCCCAGAGGAGCAAGGCCGAGGCCGAGGCCCTGTACCAAACCAAG TTGGGAGAGCTGCAGACCACGGCTGGCAAGCACGGGGATGACCTAAAGAGCACCAAGAGTGAGATCATGGAGCTCAACAGGATGATCCAGAGGCTGCGGGCTGAGATCGAGAATGTCAAGAAGCAG AATGCCAATCTGCAGACGGCCATTGCTGATGCAGAGCAGCGTGGGGAGGTGGCCCTCAAGGATGCCAATACCAAGCTCCAGGAACTCAAGGCCGCCCTGCAGCAGGCGAAGGAGGACCTGGCCCGCCTGCTGAAGGAGTACCAGGAGCTGATGAATGTCAAGCTGGCCCTGGACATTGAGATCGCCACCTACCGGACCCTCCTGGAGGGCGAGGAGTGCAG GATGTCAGGAGAGTGCCAGAGTTCCGTGTGCGTCG AGATGGTgcacaccagcagcagcagcggcGGTGGCGGCAGCAGCGGGGCCCACGGAGGGCGCGCCTCCGGAGGAGGAGCCCCAGGAGGAGGAGCCCCGGGGAGAGGAGCCCTGGGAGGAGGCGCCCTGGGAGGAGGCGCCCTGGGAGGAGGCTCCCACGGAGGAGGCGTCCACGGAGAAGGAGCTGGGGGTCGCGGGGGCCTGGGCAGCGGGGGTCGCAGCGGCGCGGCCGACCGCGGGGGTCTGGGCTCGGGCACCGGCTCCTGCGGGAGCTCCGCGGTGCGCGGGAGCTTCTCCGGTTCCGGGGGCTCGGGCGCAGTCAGCGGGGTCGGCAGCAGCTCTGTCCGGGGCTCACAAAGCTCCTCCCAGAGCCAGCGGACCCACCACAAATTCTGA